Proteins encoded in a region of the Ruegeria sp. AD91A genome:
- a CDS encoding DMT family transporter, with amino-acid sequence MTKPLTSHRPLLAVTLKLGALFLFTSMSALVKALSDEFPPGQLVFFRSLFAIPVIILWLIARGELSKGFVVKKPMGHFWRGVLGTSAMGLTFTGLSLLPLPEVTAIGYATPIFTLILAAVMLGERIRLIRIGAVVLGLLGVLIMTWPRLGTTEMEVAATIGALCVLGATLARAFVQIHIRQLVKVDHPAAIVFYFSMTATLLSALTAFWGWSMPTWNQALIMVMMGLIGGVAQILVTSSYRFGQASMLAPYDYATMLFAIVIGYVWFDELPTLAILIGAALVIAGNVVVIWREHQLGLERGKARSVTDPKA; translated from the coding sequence ATGACAAAACCCTTAACATCGCATCGACCTCTGCTTGCAGTAACGCTGAAACTTGGCGCCTTGTTCCTGTTCACATCGATGTCCGCGCTGGTCAAAGCACTGTCGGATGAGTTCCCACCGGGCCAATTGGTGTTCTTTCGGTCCTTGTTCGCGATACCTGTCATTATTCTCTGGCTCATTGCGCGTGGGGAATTGTCCAAGGGTTTCGTGGTCAAGAAACCCATGGGCCATTTCTGGCGTGGCGTTCTGGGGACCAGCGCCATGGGCCTTACCTTTACCGGCCTCAGCCTGCTGCCGCTGCCCGAAGTCACTGCAATCGGGTATGCGACGCCGATCTTCACCCTGATTCTGGCCGCCGTGATGCTGGGTGAACGCATTCGGCTTATCCGCATCGGTGCAGTGGTGCTGGGTTTGCTGGGGGTCCTGATAATGACTTGGCCGCGCCTCGGCACAACCGAGATGGAGGTCGCCGCCACTATCGGCGCCTTATGTGTGCTGGGTGCTACCCTTGCCCGTGCTTTCGTTCAAATCCATATCCGGCAATTGGTCAAGGTCGATCACCCTGCGGCCATCGTGTTCTATTTCTCGATGACCGCGACGCTTTTGTCTGCCCTGACAGCATTCTGGGGGTGGTCAATGCCAACGTGGAATCAGGCTCTGATCATGGTCATGATGGGCCTGATCGGCGGCGTCGCGCAGATTTTGGTCACTTCCTCCTATCGGTTTGGTCAGGCCTCGATGCTGGCACCTTATGACTATGCAACCATGCTTTTTGCGATTGTGATCGGCTATGTCTGGTTCGACGAACTGCCAACGCTTGCAATCTTGATCGGGGCCGCACTGGTGATCGCAGGCAATGTTGTTGTCATCTGGCGCGAACACCAGTTGGGGCTGGAGCGTGGCAAAGCCCGGTCGGTTACTGACCCCAAAGCGTGA
- the cobO gene encoding cob(I)yrinic acid a,c-diamide adenosyltransferase, with translation MSNAQDHKEKMQKVQAQHRKKVSEAVDPSRGLVLINTGKGKGKSSAAFGVVIRALGWGQKVGVVQFIKGKWKTGERRFFEERDLVTWHTMGEGFTWDTQDRERDIAAANAAFDKACALMSSGEYDLVVLDEINIALRYEYLTVEQVIEGLNARSDKTSVFLTGRDAPQALRDYADLVTEMTEEKHPFQAGIKAQRGVDF, from the coding sequence ATGAGCAACGCGCAGGATCACAAGGAAAAGATGCAGAAGGTGCAGGCCCAGCACCGCAAGAAAGTGTCCGAGGCCGTGGATCCAAGCCGTGGTCTGGTCCTGATCAATACCGGCAAAGGCAAAGGCAAGTCCTCGGCCGCGTTCGGCGTGGTCATTCGCGCCTTGGGCTGGGGCCAGAAGGTTGGTGTGGTGCAGTTCATCAAGGGCAAGTGGAAAACCGGCGAGCGCCGTTTCTTCGAAGAGCGCGATCTGGTGACATGGCATACGATGGGCGAAGGTTTTACCTGGGACACGCAGGATCGTGAGCGTGACATAGCTGCTGCCAATGCAGCCTTCGACAAGGCATGTGCCCTGATGTCCAGTGGCGAATACGATCTGGTTGTACTGGACGAGATCAACATCGCCTTGCGTTACGAATACCTGACGGTCGAACAGGTCATCGAGGGTTTGAACGCGCGCTCGGACAAGACCAGCGTATTCCTGACCGGACGTGATGCACCGCAAGCGCTGCGTGACTATGCCGATCTGGTTACTGAAATGACCGAGGAAAAACATCCGTTCCAGGCCGGTATCAAAGCCCAGCGTGGCGTGGATTTCTGA
- a CDS encoding 6,7-dimethyl-8-ribityllumazine synthase translates to MTHTRYAFVKANWHSDIVDRALDGFLELIPADQVDVFDVPGAFEMPLMARDLAQTGRYAAVACAAFVVDGGIYRHDFVAQAVVDGLMRAGLETGVPVLSVSLTPHQYQETDHHNAIYRAHFVDKGREAAQAALKITATRAQLAAAA, encoded by the coding sequence ATGACACACACCCGCTATGCTTTTGTCAAAGCAAACTGGCATTCCGACATCGTTGACCGCGCGCTCGATGGATTTCTAGAACTGATCCCGGCCGATCAGGTCGATGTTTTCGACGTTCCCGGCGCGTTCGAGATGCCGCTGATGGCCCGCGATCTGGCCCAAACCGGCCGCTACGCCGCAGTTGCCTGCGCCGCATTTGTCGTGGATGGCGGCATTTACCGGCACGACTTCGTCGCGCAAGCGGTGGTCGATGGTTTGATGCGCGCCGGGCTCGAAACCGGTGTTCCTGTCCTGTCGGTCTCGCTGACCCCGCACCAATATCAGGAAACTGATCACCACAACGCCATCTACCGCGCGCATTTTGTGGATAAAGGCCGCGAAGCCGCACAAGCTGCGCTGAAAATCACGGCCACGCGCGCCCAACTGGCTGCGGCTGCATAA
- the arsJ gene encoding organoarsenical effux MFS transporter ArsJ produces MTHRPEGLSAYIAVTAAYWAFMLTDGALRMLVLLHFHTLGFSPVQLAYLFVLYEIAGIVTNLSAGWIAARFGLTSTLYSGLGLQIVTLLAMTQLDPNWTVAASVTFVMIVQGASGVAKDLAKMSSKSAVKLLAPSEGGELFRWVAILTGSKNAVKGLGFLLGAAMLATLGFIPAVLAMAAVLAVILVALKLFMPAGLPKGRKDTKFSEVFSKSANVNWLSAARVFLFGARDVWFVVGIPIYFYAVLSDGTEEGNRVAFFVIGTFMAVWIILYGAVQANAPRILRASDRTEGDLIRAARSWAAILFCVPAALTLGMLISDGPETWLTLTLIAGLLIFGVIFGVNSSLHSYLILAFTRSERVTMDVGFYYMANATGRLAGTVLSGLTYQVGGLPLVLGTAAVMVGLAALTSGKLTDQTSEALL; encoded by the coding sequence GTGACGCATCGGCCCGAAGGACTGTCGGCCTATATCGCGGTCACGGCTGCCTATTGGGCCTTCATGCTGACCGACGGGGCGCTCAGGATGTTGGTGCTGTTGCACTTTCACACCCTGGGCTTCTCGCCGGTGCAGCTTGCCTATCTGTTTGTGCTCTATGAAATCGCCGGGATTGTCACCAACCTGTCCGCCGGTTGGATCGCCGCACGGTTCGGGCTGACCTCGACCCTCTATTCTGGGCTGGGGTTGCAGATCGTCACGTTGCTCGCCATGACGCAGCTAGACCCGAACTGGACCGTCGCAGCTTCGGTCACATTTGTCATGATTGTGCAAGGGGCCAGCGGAGTGGCCAAGGATCTGGCCAAGATGTCTTCGAAATCGGCGGTCAAGTTGCTGGCTCCATCCGAAGGAGGCGAGTTGTTTCGATGGGTTGCGATTCTGACAGGTTCCAAAAACGCCGTAAAAGGGCTGGGATTCCTGTTGGGGGCCGCCATGCTTGCAACGCTGGGCTTCATACCGGCAGTGCTTGCCATGGCCGCCGTTCTGGCGGTGATCCTGGTCGCATTGAAGCTGTTCATGCCTGCGGGCCTGCCGAAGGGGCGCAAGGATACCAAGTTCTCTGAGGTTTTTTCAAAATCCGCAAATGTGAACTGGTTGTCTGCAGCACGTGTCTTCTTGTTCGGCGCGCGGGATGTCTGGTTCGTGGTCGGCATCCCGATCTATTTCTATGCTGTTCTTTCAGATGGCACAGAAGAGGGTAATCGGGTCGCGTTCTTCGTGATCGGAACATTCATGGCGGTATGGATCATCCTCTATGGAGCCGTGCAAGCCAACGCGCCAAGGATTCTTCGTGCGTCAGATCGAACCGAAGGTGATCTGATCCGCGCTGCACGCAGCTGGGCGGCGATCCTGTTCTGTGTTCCTGCGGCTCTAACACTGGGTATGTTGATTTCGGATGGTCCCGAGACCTGGCTGACCCTGACACTCATCGCAGGCTTGCTGATCTTCGGTGTGATCTTCGGGGTCAACTCATCGCTGCATTCCTATTTGATTCTTGCCTTCACCCGGTCCGAGCGTGTGACGATGGATGTCGGCTTTTACTACATGGCCAATGCGACAGGGCGGTTGGCCGGCACCGTTTTGTCTGGCCTGACCTATCAGGTCGGGGGGCTGCCCCTGGTGCTGGGCACGGCGGCCGTGATGGTTGGCCTCGCTGCTCTGACGTCCGGCAAACTTACGGATCAAACTTCTGAGGCGCTATTATGA
- a CDS encoding MarR family transcriptional regulator, translating into MTKEIIDQLAILGHSQRITVFRMLMRRFPDRVPAGELATELGVKPSTMSNYLNALLRSGLVKQERSGTSLLYSIEMKNVQQMLDFLIVDCCRGRPDLCLPSTMGSETMTDRKFNVLFICVGNSARSIFAESLLSEIGGDRFNAYSAGTQPSSDLNPFAVQVLRDKGHDTSILRSKNLSEFSAPDAPAMDFVFTVCNQAANEECPAWESQPISGHWGMEDPVKADGTDAEKSLAFQNAYGALKRRIQAFTTLPVESLDRIALQSAIDEIGLASLEETK; encoded by the coding sequence ATGACAAAAGAGATAATCGATCAACTTGCCATCCTTGGCCACTCGCAGCGTATCACCGTGTTTCGCATGTTGATGCGACGGTTTCCTGACAGGGTTCCCGCGGGCGAGCTGGCGACAGAGCTGGGTGTCAAACCCAGCACCATGTCGAACTACCTCAATGCGCTGCTACGGTCGGGGCTTGTAAAGCAGGAACGATCCGGGACGTCTCTGCTCTATTCGATTGAAATGAAGAACGTGCAGCAAATGCTCGATTTCCTGATTGTGGACTGCTGCCGCGGCCGACCTGATCTTTGTTTACCTTCAACCATGGGAAGTGAGACTATGACTGACCGGAAGTTCAATGTGCTGTTCATTTGTGTCGGCAACTCTGCCCGCTCTATTTTTGCCGAATCCCTGCTGAGCGAGATCGGCGGAGATCGGTTCAACGCGTATTCAGCCGGGACACAACCAAGTTCGGATCTAAACCCCTTTGCGGTGCAGGTTTTACGCGACAAAGGGCACGATACCTCGATCCTGCGGTCAAAGAATCTGTCCGAGTTTTCGGCACCGGACGCGCCTGCCATGGATTTTGTCTTCACCGTCTGCAACCAGGCGGCCAACGAGGAATGTCCGGCATGGGAAAGCCAACCGATAAGTGGCCACTGGGGTATGGAAGATCCGGTCAAGGCCGATGGCACCGACGCCGAGAAAAGCCTGGCCTTTCAAAACGCCTATGGCGCACTGAAGCGACGGATTCAGGCCTTTACAACGTTGCCGGTCGAAAGCCTTGACCGGATCGCCTTGCAATCCGCCATTGATGAAATCGGGCTCGCTTCACTCGAGGAAACGAAATGA
- the aroC gene encoding chorismate synthase — translation MSMNSFGHLFRVTTWGESHGPALGATVDGCPPGVTIDEGMIQHWLDKRKPGQNKFTTQRREPDQVKILSGVFERQTTGTPVQLMIENTDQRSKDYGDIMDKFRPGHADITYWQKYGIRDYRGGGRSSARETASRVAAGGLAREAIKQIAPNVQITGYMTQIGPHKIDRANFDWSQIEQNPFWTPDASAAEDWAAYLDDLRKSGNSVGAVVEVVARGVPAGIGAPVYAKLDTDLAAAMMSINAVKGVEIGEGMAAAELTGEANADEIFMGQNGPQYSSNHAGGILGGISTGQDVVVRFAVKPTSSILTTRKTITKSGEETEIITKGRHDPCVGIRAVPVGEAMMACVILDHLLLHRGQIGENRGRIG, via the coding sequence ATGTCGATGAACAGTTTTGGCCATCTCTTCCGTGTCACCACTTGGGGTGAAAGCCATGGACCCGCTTTGGGTGCCACCGTCGATGGCTGCCCGCCGGGTGTCACGATCGACGAGGGCATGATCCAGCACTGGCTGGACAAGCGCAAACCGGGGCAGAACAAGTTCACCACCCAGCGGCGCGAACCCGATCAGGTGAAAATCCTGTCCGGCGTGTTCGAAAGGCAAACCACCGGCACACCGGTGCAGTTGATGATCGAGAACACCGATCAGCGCTCGAAAGACTACGGCGATATCATGGACAAGTTCCGCCCGGGCCATGCCGATATCACCTATTGGCAGAAATACGGCATCCGGGATTATCGCGGCGGAGGGCGCAGCTCGGCACGGGAAACAGCATCACGTGTTGCAGCAGGTGGACTGGCGCGCGAAGCGATCAAGCAAATCGCGCCCAACGTGCAGATCACCGGATACATGACCCAGATCGGGCCGCATAAGATCGACCGCGCCAACTTCGACTGGTCCCAGATCGAACAGAACCCGTTCTGGACACCTGATGCATCCGCCGCAGAAGACTGGGCCGCGTACCTGGATGATCTGCGCAAGTCCGGCAACTCGGTCGGGGCCGTGGTCGAAGTCGTTGCTCGCGGTGTCCCCGCCGGGATCGGAGCGCCGGTTTATGCTAAGCTAGACACTGATCTGGCCGCAGCGATGATGTCGATCAATGCCGTCAAAGGTGTCGAGATCGGCGAGGGCATGGCCGCCGCTGAACTGACGGGCGAGGCCAACGCCGACGAAATCTTCATGGGTCAGAATGGCCCGCAATACAGCTCGAACCATGCCGGAGGCATTCTGGGCGGAATCTCGACCGGGCAGGACGTTGTCGTGCGGTTTGCTGTCAAGCCAACATCATCGATCCTCACCACCCGCAAGACGATCACCAAATCCGGCGAAGAAACCGAGATCATCACCAAAGGTCGCCATGACCCCTGCGTCGGTATCCGCGCCGTTCCAGTGGGTGAGGCAATGATGGCGTGCGTGATCCTCGACCACCTTCTGCTGCATCGCGGCCAGATCGGAGAGAACCGTGGACGGATCGGCTGA
- a CDS encoding HD domain-containing protein gives MDGSADLRAGLRAVVAHRMETDPAHDLAHLDRVWTNAQAIANDQADMSVLLAASYLHDLVNLPKDDPNRHLASRRSAMESEPILGEIGFNTAQVRAIRHAIEAHSFSANIPPETIEARILRDADRLDALGAIGIARNFSVSGALGRTLYDPADPFAQNRPLDDLHFSLDHWKVKLLRLPSDMLTETGRLIAEQRTARMIRFLEDFAEEIGCSLPQSWVNC, from the coding sequence GTGGACGGATCGGCTGATCTGCGCGCAGGTCTGCGTGCTGTGGTCGCACACCGCATGGAAACTGATCCCGCCCATGATCTGGCCCATCTGGATCGTGTTTGGACCAACGCCCAAGCCATCGCGAATGATCAAGCCGATATGTCCGTGCTGCTGGCCGCAAGTTATCTGCACGATCTTGTAAATCTGCCCAAGGACGATCCCAACCGGCATCTTGCCTCGCGCAGGTCCGCGATGGAATCAGAGCCTATTCTTGGGGAAATCGGGTTTAATACGGCTCAGGTCCGCGCTATCCGGCACGCGATCGAAGCCCATAGCTTTTCGGCCAATATCCCCCCTGAAACGATCGAGGCGCGCATTCTGCGCGATGCGGATCGGCTTGACGCTTTGGGCGCCATCGGCATCGCCCGCAACTTTTCCGTTTCCGGTGCTTTGGGGCGCACTCTTTATGACCCGGCAGATCCTTTTGCCCAAAACCGACCTCTGGACGACCTTCATTTCTCGCTCGACCATTGGAAGGTTAAACTGCTGCGGCTGCCGAGTGACATGCTAACCGAAACCGGCCGACTGATTGCCGAGCAACGCACCGCGCGCATGATCCGCTTTCTAGAAGACTTCGCCGAGGAGATCGGCTGCTCCTTGCCTCAATCCTGGGTGAATTGCTAA
- the arsB gene encoding ACR3 family arsenite efflux transporter: MSIFERYLTIWVALAMIGGVLIGLAAPGLVQLVAKAEIASVNLVVAVLIWAMVYPMMVNVDFGAVAGVARQPRGLIVTLVVNWLIKPFTMALLAVVFFDYVFAPWIAPEDAAQYTAGLILLGAAPCTAMVFVWSQLTKGDATYTLVQVSVNDLIMVVAFAPIVAFLLGVTDIEVPWQTLVLATVLYVVLPLIAGLITRQKLGSKTAIEAFSARVKPWSVMGLIATVVILFGLQGQTILAKPAVIVLIAVPILIQSYGIFAIAYGAAYALKVPHRIAAPCAMIGTSNFFELAVAVAISLFGLHSGAALATVVGVLVEVPVMLSLVAFANRTRQRFPEPATR; this comes from the coding sequence ATGAGCATTTTTGAACGGTATCTCACGATCTGGGTTGCGCTTGCGATGATCGGTGGCGTCCTGATCGGACTGGCCGCGCCGGGTCTGGTGCAGCTGGTGGCAAAAGCCGAGATTGCCAGTGTCAACCTGGTCGTGGCGGTGCTGATCTGGGCAATGGTTTACCCGATGATGGTCAACGTCGATTTCGGCGCAGTCGCCGGGGTTGCCCGCCAGCCGCGTGGTCTGATTGTGACCCTGGTGGTGAACTGGCTGATAAAACCTTTCACCATGGCACTGCTGGCCGTTGTGTTTTTTGACTATGTCTTCGCGCCCTGGATCGCGCCCGAAGATGCTGCGCAATACACTGCCGGTCTGATCCTGCTGGGTGCAGCCCCTTGCACCGCCATGGTGTTTGTGTGGTCGCAACTGACCAAAGGCGACGCGACCTACACGCTGGTTCAGGTCTCGGTCAATGATCTGATCATGGTCGTGGCTTTTGCGCCGATCGTGGCCTTTTTGCTGGGGGTCACTGACATCGAAGTGCCGTGGCAGACTTTGGTTTTGGCCACAGTCCTTTATGTGGTGCTGCCGCTTATCGCAGGGTTGATCACTCGCCAAAAACTAGGCTCTAAAACCGCTATAGAAGCCTTTTCGGCGCGGGTGAAACCGTGGTCCGTCATGGGATTGATTGCAACTGTAGTTATCCTGTTCGGCCTGCAAGGTCAGACCATTCTGGCGAAACCTGCGGTCATCGTTCTGATCGCCGTTCCCATTCTGATCCAAAGCTACGGTATTTTTGCCATTGCCTATGGCGCCGCTTATGCGCTGAAGGTTCCCCACCGGATCGCAGCGCCATGTGCCATGATCGGGACATCGAACTTCTTCGAACTGGCCGTTGCCGTTGCAATCAGCTTGTTCGGCCTTCATTCCGGCGCTGCACTGGCGACGGTTGTGGGTGTCCTTGTCGAAGTGCCGGTGATGCTGTCGCTTGTGGCATTCGCCAACCGAACCCGCCAGCGTTTTCCGGAACCTGCGACACGATAG
- the dxs gene encoding 1-deoxy-D-xylulose-5-phosphate synthase — protein sequence MSDRPNTPLLDLVSRPADLKQFSDAQLHQVAQELRAETISAVSVTGGHLGAGLGVVELTTALHAVFDTPRDKIIWDVGHQCYPHKILTERRDRIRTLRMKDGLSGFTKRSESPYDPFGAAHSSTSISAALGFAVARDLGGVTPEGLGDAIAVIGDGSMSAGMAFEAMNNAGHLKKRLIVILNDNEMSIAPPVGALSSYLSRIYSEEPFHDLKAAAKGAVSLLPEPFREGAKRAKEMLKGLAVGGTLFEELGFSYLGPIDGHDMDQLLPVLRTVKSRATGPILIHVLTKKGKGYAPAEQSRDKGHATAKFDVVTGEQKKAPSNAPSYTSVFGKALVDEAARDDKIVAVTAAMPDGTGLNLFAERYPSRCFDVAIAEQHGVTFSAALAAGGMKPFCAMYSTFLQRGYDQVVHDVAIQRLPVRFAIDRAGLVGADGATHAGSFDIAYLANLPGMVVMAAADEAELMHMVATASAHDEGPIAFRYPRGEGVGVDLPERGEILEIGKGRILQNGARVALLSFGTRLAEVQKAAESLSAKGITPTIADARFAKPLDRDLILDLASSHEALITIEEGAVGGFGSHVAQLLAEEGVFDLGLKYRSMVLPDIFIDQANPADMYSVAGMNAEHIEAKVLDVLGVASIGEKRA from the coding sequence ATGTCTGACCGCCCAAACACGCCACTGCTGGACCTTGTAAGCCGCCCTGCGGATCTCAAGCAGTTCTCGGACGCGCAACTGCACCAGGTCGCTCAGGAGCTGCGGGCGGAAACGATCTCGGCTGTTTCCGTCACCGGCGGGCATCTGGGGGCTGGCTTGGGTGTCGTTGAATTGACTACGGCGTTGCACGCTGTGTTTGATACGCCCCGAGACAAGATCATCTGGGATGTGGGTCATCAGTGCTATCCGCACAAAATCCTGACCGAGCGACGTGATCGCATCCGAACTCTGCGCATGAAGGATGGCCTCAGCGGCTTCACCAAGCGCAGCGAGAGCCCCTATGATCCATTTGGCGCGGCGCATTCCAGCACGTCGATCAGCGCTGCCCTGGGTTTTGCTGTCGCACGGGATCTGGGGGGCGTAACGCCTGAAGGGTTGGGTGACGCAATTGCAGTGATCGGCGATGGCTCGATGTCTGCGGGCATGGCTTTTGAGGCGATGAACAATGCAGGCCACCTGAAAAAGCGTCTGATTGTCATTCTGAACGACAACGAGATGAGCATCGCGCCCCCGGTTGGTGCCTTGTCCAGCTATTTGTCGCGTATCTATAGCGAAGAACCGTTTCACGATCTGAAAGCTGCTGCCAAAGGCGCTGTCTCATTGTTGCCTGAGCCATTCCGAGAAGGCGCCAAGCGCGCCAAGGAGATGCTAAAAGGCTTGGCGGTGGGCGGCACGCTGTTTGAAGAGCTTGGGTTTTCCTATCTCGGCCCGATAGATGGCCATGACATGGACCAGCTGCTGCCGGTTCTGCGCACTGTGAAATCGCGGGCAACCGGGCCGATCCTGATCCATGTATTGACGAAAAAAGGCAAGGGCTATGCCCCCGCCGAGCAGTCACGCGACAAAGGTCATGCCACGGCAAAGTTTGATGTGGTGACTGGGGAACAGAAGAAGGCGCCCTCAAACGCGCCATCTTATACATCTGTATTTGGCAAGGCACTGGTGGACGAGGCCGCGCGAGACGACAAGATCGTCGCAGTGACCGCTGCAATGCCGGACGGTACCGGTCTGAACCTGTTCGCTGAACGCTATCCGTCGCGCTGCTTTGATGTGGCGATTGCCGAGCAGCACGGCGTGACGTTTTCGGCTGCGCTTGCAGCAGGAGGAATGAAGCCGTTTTGCGCTATGTATTCTACCTTCCTGCAGCGGGGCTATGACCAGGTTGTACATGACGTGGCAATTCAGCGCTTGCCCGTACGTTTTGCAATCGACCGGGCAGGGTTGGTCGGGGCCGACGGCGCCACCCACGCAGGGTCGTTCGACATTGCCTATTTGGCCAATCTTCCAGGTATGGTCGTCATGGCTGCCGCTGATGAGGCCGAGCTGATGCATATGGTGGCAACTGCTTCCGCACATGACGAAGGCCCTATCGCCTTCCGCTATCCGCGCGGTGAAGGCGTCGGAGTTGATTTGCCCGAACGTGGAGAGATTCTTGAGATCGGCAAGGGCCGCATTCTCCAGAATGGCGCGCGGGTGGCTCTGCTTTCCTTTGGTACACGTCTGGCCGAGGTCCAGAAGGCGGCGGAATCCCTTTCAGCCAAGGGCATAACGCCCACGATTGCCGACGCTCGTTTTGCCAAACCTCTTGATCGCGACCTTATCCTGGATCTGGCGTCCAGCCACGAAGCTTTGATTACCATCGAAGAAGGGGCTGTTGGTGGATTCGGCAGCCATGTCGCGCAATTACTGGCGGAAGAAGGTGTATTTGATCTGGGGCTGAAGTACCGCTCGATGGTTTTACCTGATATCTTCATCGATCAAGCGAATCCTGCGGACATGTATTCTGTGGCCGGCATGAATGCCGAACATATCGAGGCGAAAGTACTGGACGTTCTGGGCGTCGCCTCGATCGGAGAGAAACGCGCTTAG
- a CDS encoding FMN-binding negative transcriptional regulator produces MHPNPAYRAEDKARHIEFARDRAFGVLAISGDGAPLISHVPFLLSEDGAVADLHLVRSNPIVRVLQGPKEVRIAVQGPDGYISPDWYGVADQVPTWNYVAVHLTGTLELRPQDELRELLDRQSAFYEKRLLPKAPWVTGKMSDDALARMMRMIVPCRMQVEDIQGTWKLGQNKPDDVRIAAADQVASGFGNETGQLAALMHKA; encoded by the coding sequence ATGCACCCAAATCCAGCCTACCGCGCCGAAGACAAAGCGCGTCATATCGAATTCGCCCGCGACCGGGCATTCGGCGTTCTGGCGATTTCTGGCGACGGCGCGCCATTGATCAGCCACGTGCCGTTTCTGCTGTCGGAAGACGGTGCGGTGGCCGATCTTCATTTGGTACGATCAAACCCGATCGTTCGTGTGCTGCAGGGGCCGAAAGAGGTCAGGATTGCGGTGCAGGGGCCTGATGGGTATATCTCGCCCGACTGGTACGGTGTCGCAGATCAGGTTCCGACATGGAACTATGTTGCCGTGCACCTGACCGGAACGCTTGAGCTGCGCCCACAGGACGAGCTGCGCGAATTGCTGGACCGACAATCTGCATTCTATGAAAAACGACTTCTGCCCAAAGCGCCATGGGTCACTGGGAAAATGTCTGATGACGCGTTGGCCAGAATGATGCGGATGATCGTACCATGCCGGATGCAGGTAGAGGATATCCAGGGCACCTGGAAACTGGGCCAGAACAAGCCGGACGATGTAAGGATCGCTGCCGCCGATCAAGTGGCCAGCGGGTTTGGCAATGAAACCGGTCAGCTGGCCGCCTTGATGCACAAGGCGTAG
- a CDS encoding ArsJ-associated glyceraldehyde-3-phosphate dehydrogenase: MTTYALNGLGRMGKLALKPLLERGAKIAWINNAVGDPEMHAHLLEFDTVHGRWDAEFAHDADSISVNGTRLPFNGTKDLSALPLDGVDVVIDCTGVFKTEAKLATYFDAGVKKVVVSAPVKDGPTANIVMGVNDGTYDPAAHRIVTAASCTTNCLAPVVKVIHENLGIRHGSMTTIHDVTNTQTIVDRPAKDLRRARSALNSLIPTTTGSATAITLIYPELKGRLNGHAVRVPLLNASLTDCVFEVERETTVEEVNAFFKAAAEGELKGILGYETRPLVSTDYTNDERSSIVDAPSTMVVNGTQVKIYAWYDNEMGYAHRLVDVALMVGASL, from the coding sequence ATGACAACCTACGCACTGAACGGCCTCGGCCGGATGGGAAAACTGGCCCTGAAACCTCTGCTTGAACGAGGCGCAAAGATAGCCTGGATCAACAATGCCGTCGGTGATCCCGAGATGCATGCGCATCTGCTGGAATTCGACACGGTGCACGGGCGCTGGGACGCAGAATTTGCCCATGATGCCGACAGCATCTCGGTTAACGGAACCCGCCTGCCTTTTAATGGCACCAAAGACCTGAGCGCGTTGCCGCTGGACGGTGTTGACGTGGTGATCGACTGCACCGGCGTGTTCAAGACCGAGGCGAAGCTGGCAACGTATTTTGACGCTGGGGTGAAGAAGGTTGTTGTCTCTGCTCCGGTCAAGGATGGTCCGACAGCCAATATCGTCATGGGTGTAAATGACGGAACCTACGACCCCGCGGCGCATAGGATCGTTACGGCGGCCTCGTGCACGACAAACTGTCTTGCGCCTGTCGTAAAGGTCATTCACGAAAACCTGGGCATCCGCCATGGATCGATGACGACGATTCACGACGTAACCAACACGCAAACCATTGTGGACCGGCCTGCCAAGGATCTTAGGCGCGCACGCTCGGCCCTGAACTCTTTGATCCCGACGACGACAGGCTCGGCCACGGCCATCACTCTGATCTATCCGGAACTCAAAGGTCGTTTGAACGGCCACGCGGTTCGGGTGCCGTTGCTGAACGCCTCGCTGACCGATTGCGTATTCGAGGTTGAACGCGAAACCACGGTTGAAGAGGTCAACGCCTTCTTCAAAGCCGCAGCCGAGGGTGAACTGAAGGGCATTTTGGGATATGAGACGCGCCCGCTGGTGTCCACCGATTATACCAATGACGAACGCTCTTCGATCGTCGATGCACCATCGACCATGGTTGTGAACGGGACGCAGGTGAAAATCTACGCGTGGTACGACAACGAGATGGGTTATGCGCACCGGCTGGTGGATGTCGCGCTGATGGTCGGGGCATCGTTGTGA